A window from Synechococcus sp. RSCCF101 encodes these proteins:
- a CDS encoding glutamyl-tRNA reductase — MHIAVVGLSHRTAPVEVRERLSIPEQTIESSLNALKGDDEVIEASILSTCNRLEIYALLRHPDQGLDAVGEFLSRHSGLGIDELTPHLFTYHHRDAVNHLLRVAAGLDSLVLGEGQILSQVKRMVRLGQEHRSIGPILNRLLTQAVSTGKRVRSETNLGTGAVSISSAAVELAQLKVGQARGLDALVSLDQEQVAVVGAGRMSRLLIQHLKAKGCAGVVLLNRTIETARRLAADFPDLPVQVRPLSDLDQCLSTCSLIFTSTAADEPLIDAARLQPLNRRASLRLIDIGVPRNISADVEQIEGVDAFDVDDLQEVVNRNQESRRQIAEEAEGLLAEESRLFLEWWDGLEAVPTINRLRTHLEAIREQELQKAFSRMGPDFSARERKVVEALSKGIINKILHTPVTNLRAAQPRPQRHQALRVVEELFALEQPPEA, encoded by the coding sequence ATGCACATCGCCGTTGTTGGACTGAGCCATCGCACGGCTCCGGTCGAGGTTCGGGAGCGCCTCAGCATCCCCGAGCAGACGATCGAGTCCTCGCTCAACGCCCTCAAGGGCGACGACGAGGTGATCGAAGCCTCGATCCTGAGCACCTGCAACCGGCTGGAGATCTACGCCCTGCTGCGCCATCCCGACCAGGGACTGGATGCGGTGGGGGAATTCCTCAGCCGGCACTCGGGCCTGGGCATTGATGAGCTGACCCCGCACCTGTTCACGTACCACCACCGGGATGCCGTGAACCACCTGCTGCGGGTGGCGGCCGGGCTCGACAGCCTGGTGCTCGGGGAGGGTCAGATCCTGTCCCAGGTGAAGCGCATGGTGCGGCTCGGACAGGAGCACCGGTCGATCGGGCCGATCCTGAACCGACTGCTCACCCAGGCCGTGAGCACCGGCAAGCGGGTCCGCAGCGAAACCAATCTGGGCACGGGCGCCGTGTCCATCAGCTCGGCCGCCGTGGAGCTGGCCCAGCTCAAGGTGGGCCAGGCCCGTGGTCTCGATGCGCTGGTCAGCCTGGATCAGGAGCAGGTGGCCGTGGTGGGCGCCGGTCGGATGAGCCGGCTGCTGATCCAGCACCTGAAGGCCAAGGGCTGCGCCGGTGTGGTGCTGCTGAACCGGACGATCGAAACCGCCCGGCGGCTGGCCGCGGACTTCCCCGATCTGCCCGTGCAGGTGCGGCCACTGTCGGATCTCGACCAGTGCCTCAGCACCTGCTCGCTGATCTTCACCAGCACGGCCGCCGATGAGCCCCTGATCGATGCGGCGCGGCTGCAGCCCCTCAATCGCCGCGCGTCGCTTCGGCTGATCGACATCGGGGTACCGCGCAACATCAGCGCCGATGTGGAGCAGATCGAGGGCGTCGACGCGTTCGATGTGGATGATCTTCAGGAAGTGGTCAACCGCAACCAGGAGTCACGACGCCAGATCGCGGAAGAGGCCGAGGGTCTGCTGGCCGAGGAATCGCGCCTGTTTCTCGAGTGGTGGGATGGCCTGGAGGCGGTTCCCACCATCAACCGCCTGCGCACCCATCTCGAGGCGATTCGTGAACAGGAACTCCAGAAGGCCTTCAGCCGCATGGGGCCGGATTTCTCCGCCCGTGAACGCAAGGTGGTTGAAGCCCTGAGCAAGGGCATCATCAACAAGATCCTGCACACACCGGTGACCAACCTCCGTGCCGCCCAGCCCAGGCCGCAGCGGCACCAGGCCCTGCGGGTGGTGGAGGAACTGTTCGCACTGGAGCAGCCGCCGGAGGCCTGA
- the glpX gene encoding class II fructose-bisphosphatase, with product MDRTLIQELLEVVEQAAIASAKLTGQGLKNEADEAAVEAMRQRMGQIAMQGRIVIGEGERDEAPMLYIGEEVGSGTGPGVDFAVDPCEGTNLCANAQDGSMAVLAASERGGLFNAPDFYMNKLAAPPAAKGKVDIRNSATENLKILADCLGLAMSELVIVCMDRARHKGLIAEIRGTGARVKPISDGDVSAAIACGFEGTGTHALMGIGAAPEGVISAAALRCLGAHFQGQLVYDPAVAQTKEWEGLTREGNLARLSEMGITDPDKVYEASELACGEHVVFAASGITDGLLFKGVRFERDCLRTSSLIISSLDSTARFTDTIHIKPGAQKVALR from the coding sequence GTGGATCGCACCCTCATCCAGGAACTGCTCGAAGTCGTTGAGCAGGCCGCCATCGCCTCCGCCAAGCTCACCGGGCAGGGCCTCAAGAACGAAGCCGATGAGGCCGCGGTCGAGGCCATGCGCCAGCGCATGGGTCAGATCGCCATGCAGGGCCGGATCGTGATCGGCGAGGGCGAGCGCGACGAGGCGCCGATGCTCTACATCGGTGAGGAAGTGGGCAGCGGCACGGGCCCCGGGGTCGATTTCGCCGTGGACCCCTGTGAGGGAACCAACCTCTGCGCCAACGCCCAGGACGGCTCGATGGCCGTTCTCGCGGCCAGTGAGCGGGGCGGACTCTTCAACGCACCCGACTTCTACATGAACAAGCTGGCGGCACCCCCGGCCGCCAAGGGCAAGGTGGACATCCGCAACAGCGCCACCGAGAACCTCAAGATCCTGGCCGACTGCCTCGGCCTGGCCATGAGCGAGCTGGTGATCGTCTGCATGGACCGGGCGCGCCACAAGGGCCTGATCGCCGAGATCCGCGGGACCGGCGCCCGGGTGAAGCCCATCAGCGACGGCGATGTGAGCGCGGCGATCGCCTGCGGGTTCGAGGGGACCGGCACCCATGCCCTGATGGGCATCGGCGCCGCACCCGAGGGCGTCATCTCCGCTGCGGCACTGCGCTGCCTCGGTGCCCACTTCCAGGGTCAGCTCGTCTACGACCCGGCTGTGGCCCAGACCAAGGAATGGGAAGGCCTGACCCGGGAGGGCAACCTGGCCCGGCTGAGCGAGATGGGCATCACCGACCCCGACAAGGTGTATGAAGCCAGTGAACTGGCCTGCGGCGAGCACGTGGTCTTCGCGGCCAGCGGCATCACCGACGGCCTGCTGTTCAAGGGCGTCCGCTTCGAACGGGACTGCCTCCGCACCAGCTCGCTGATCATCAGTTCGCTGGACAGCACGGCCCGCTTCACCGACACCATCCACATCAAGCCCGGCGCCCAGAAAGTGGCTCTGCGCTGA
- the gndA gene encoding NADP-dependent phosphogluconate dehydrogenase, producing MAKAHFGLIGLGVMGENLVLNAERNGFSSVVYNRTTSKTDEFLAGRGAGKQIVGAATLEEFVASLERPRRILMMIKAGPAIDAVIDQLDPLLEEGDLLIDGGNSLYTDTERRVARLESRSFGYIGMGVSGGAKGALEGPSMMPGGTKASYDAIESLVTTMAAQVEDGPCVTYIGPGGAGHFVKTVHNGIEYGIEQVLAEAYDLMKRIGGLSGSAMADVFAHWNSTEELASYLVEITEVCLRRRDDDGTDLVEAIVDQAGQKGTGLWTVISSLEMGVPVPTIYAALNARVMSSLRPQRQIAEGILQGPGPVEASVLGDPAAGMAPLMDACVLACMASYAQGMALMQEASSLHSYNLHMPSIAQIWKGGCIIRARLLKRIQDAYNTDPSLANLLIDPWFADQVNRRLPSLAAVVAAASRSGIPVPCLSSSLDYINSYRTARLPQNLVQAMRDCFGAHTYQRVDKEGTFHTEWLD from the coding sequence ATGGCAAAGGCACACTTCGGCCTGATCGGGTTGGGCGTGATGGGCGAGAACCTCGTCCTCAACGCCGAACGGAATGGGTTCTCCAGCGTGGTCTACAACCGCACCACGTCCAAGACCGATGAGTTCCTCGCCGGACGTGGTGCCGGCAAGCAGATCGTTGGTGCGGCGACCCTGGAGGAGTTCGTGGCCAGCCTGGAACGGCCACGGCGGATTCTGATGATGATCAAGGCCGGTCCGGCCATCGATGCGGTGATCGACCAGCTCGATCCGCTCCTGGAGGAGGGCGACCTGCTGATCGATGGCGGCAACTCGCTGTACACCGACACCGAACGCCGCGTCGCCCGCCTGGAGAGCCGCAGTTTCGGCTACATCGGCATGGGCGTTTCCGGTGGAGCCAAGGGCGCTCTGGAGGGTCCGAGCATGATGCCGGGCGGAACGAAGGCCTCCTACGACGCCATCGAAAGCCTGGTGACCACGATGGCGGCCCAGGTGGAGGACGGCCCCTGTGTGACCTACATCGGACCCGGCGGTGCCGGCCATTTCGTCAAGACGGTCCACAACGGCATCGAGTACGGGATCGAACAGGTGCTGGCCGAGGCCTATGACCTGATGAAGCGCATCGGCGGCCTCAGCGGCAGCGCCATGGCCGATGTGTTCGCCCACTGGAACAGCACCGAGGAGCTGGCCTCCTATCTGGTGGAGATCACCGAGGTCTGTCTGCGCCGCCGGGACGACGACGGCACGGATCTGGTGGAGGCGATCGTCGATCAGGCCGGCCAGAAGGGCACCGGTCTGTGGACCGTGATCAGCTCCCTGGAGATGGGCGTGCCCGTGCCGACGATCTATGCCGCCCTCAACGCCAGGGTGATGAGCTCACTGAGGCCCCAGCGGCAAATCGCCGAGGGCATTCTGCAGGGCCCCGGCCCCGTGGAGGCGTCCGTCCTGGGAGATCCGGCCGCTGGCATGGCGCCCCTGATGGATGCCTGTGTGCTGGCCTGCATGGCCAGCTACGCCCAGGGCATGGCCCTGATGCAGGAGGCCTCGAGCCTGCACAGCTACAACCTGCACATGCCCTCGATCGCTCAGATCTGGAAAGGCGGCTGCATCATCCGCGCCAGGCTGCTGAAACGCATCCAGGACGCCTACAACACCGATCCCTCCCTCGCCAATCTGCTCATCGATCCCTGGTTCGCCGACCAGGTGAACCGGCGCCTGCCCTCCCTGGCCGCGGTGGTGGCGGCGGCCAGTCGCAGCGGCATCCCCGTGCCCTGCCTGAGCAGCAGCCTCGACTACATCAACAGCTACCGCACGGCGCGGCTGCCCCAGAACCTCGTTCAGGCCATGAGGGACTGCTTTGGCGCTCACACCTACCAGCGGGTAGACAAGGAGGGAACCTTCCACACCGAGTGGCTCGACTGA
- the rpe gene encoding ribulose-phosphate 3-epimerase encodes MSSKSLVVSPSILSADFARLGEEVRAVDAAGADWIHVDVMDGRFVPNITIGPLIVEALRPVTSKPLDVHLMIVEPEKYVADFAKAGADIISVQVEACPHLHRNLSQIRDLGKKAGAVLNPSTPLDTLDYCLELCDLVLIMSVNPGFGGQSFIPSQVEKIRELRRRCDERGLDPWIEVDGGIKGANAWQVIEAGANAIVSGSGVFNQPDYAEAIRGIRASRRPEAVLV; translated from the coding sequence ATGAGCAGCAAGTCACTGGTGGTTTCACCCTCCATTCTCTCCGCCGATTTCGCTCGCCTCGGTGAAGAGGTCCGGGCCGTGGACGCCGCCGGTGCCGACTGGATCCACGTCGATGTGATGGATGGGCGTTTCGTGCCCAACATCACGATCGGTCCCCTCATCGTTGAGGCGCTGCGTCCGGTGACGAGCAAGCCGCTTGATGTGCACCTGATGATCGTGGAGCCGGAGAAGTACGTGGCCGACTTCGCCAAGGCGGGCGCCGACATCATCAGCGTGCAGGTGGAGGCCTGCCCCCACCTGCACCGCAACCTGTCCCAGATCCGCGACCTCGGCAAGAAGGCCGGAGCGGTGCTCAACCCCAGCACGCCGCTCGACACGCTGGATTACTGCCTGGAGCTCTGCGACCTGGTGCTGATCATGAGCGTGAACCCCGGATTCGGTGGCCAGAGCTTCATCCCCTCCCAGGTGGAGAAGATCCGCGAGCTGCGTCGCCGCTGTGATGAGCGCGGCCTCGATCCCTGGATCGAAGTGGATGGCGGCATCAAGGGGGCCAACGCCTGGCAGGTGATCGAGGCTGGGGCCAACGCGATCGTGTCGGGGTCGGGCGTGTTCAACCAGCCCGATTACGCCGAGGCCATCCGTGGCATCCGCGCCAGCCGGCGCCCTGAGGCTGTGCTCGTCTGA
- the ccsB gene encoding c-type cytochrome biogenesis protein CcsB: MSDPVIALGLLGFSLLLLALPLAFWASGGQKPMAAVRVLVASANLTLTAQLVLRWWESGHFPISNLYESLCFLAWACSLTQLLVERQWPSPLVAASTTPMALGCVAFASFVLPGTLQDAAPLVPALRSSWLVMHVSVIMVSYAALAVGSLLSLAVLCLEPGQALELRSSSIGSGGFRQALLQATDGPLDLRPVAIGRSEQLDSLSYRTITVGFLLLTVGIISGAVWANEAWGSWWSWDPKETWALMCWLVYAAYLHMRLSRGWQGRRPAIVAVAGLVVILVCYIGVNLLGIGLHSYGWFLQA; encoded by the coding sequence GTGAGCGACCCGGTCATCGCCTTGGGCCTTCTCGGCTTCTCTCTGCTGCTGCTGGCCCTGCCTCTGGCCTTCTGGGCCAGCGGCGGCCAGAAGCCGATGGCCGCCGTGCGGGTGCTGGTGGCCAGTGCCAATCTCACCCTCACAGCTCAGCTGGTGCTGCGCTGGTGGGAATCGGGTCATTTCCCGATCTCCAATCTCTACGAATCGCTCTGCTTTCTCGCCTGGGCCTGCAGCCTCACCCAGCTGCTGGTGGAGCGCCAGTGGCCCTCACCTCTGGTGGCCGCCTCCACCACGCCGATGGCCCTGGGCTGCGTGGCCTTCGCCAGTTTCGTTCTGCCGGGAACACTGCAGGATGCCGCGCCCCTGGTGCCGGCCCTCCGCTCCAGCTGGCTGGTCATGCACGTGAGCGTGATCATGGTCAGTTACGCCGCCCTGGCTGTCGGTTCGCTGCTCTCCCTGGCGGTGCTCTGCCTGGAGCCCGGTCAGGCGCTGGAGCTGAGGAGCAGCTCGATCGGCAGCGGCGGTTTCCGTCAGGCGCTGCTGCAGGCCACCGACGGGCCCCTGGACCTGCGACCGGTGGCCATCGGCCGCAGCGAGCAGCTCGACAGCCTCAGCTACCGCACCATCACGGTCGGCTTCCTGCTGCTGACGGTGGGCATCATCAGCGGTGCGGTCTGGGCCAACGAGGCATGGGGCAGCTGGTGGAGCTGGGACCCGAAGGAGACATGGGCCCTGATGTGCTGGCTCGTCTACGCGGCCTATCTCCACATGCGGCTCAGCCGGGGCTGGCAGGGCAGACGCCCCGCCATCGTGGCCGTGGCGGGGCTGGTGGTGATCCTGGTCTGCTACATCGGCGTCAACCTGCTGGGCATCGGACTGCACAGCTACGGCTGGTTCCTGCAGGCCTGA
- a CDS encoding glucose-1-phosphate adenylyltransferase has translation MKRVLSIILGGGAGTRLYPLTKMRAKPAVPLAGKYRLIDIPISNCINSGINKMYVLTQFNSASLNRHLTQSYNLSAGFGQGFVEVLAAQQTPESPSWFGGTADAVRKYQWLFQEWDVDQYLILSGDQLYRMDYSLFVKHHIETGADLSVAALPVDEAQAQAFGLMRTDVEGSILEFSEKPKGEALHAMAVDTSRFGLSGEDAAKRPYLASMGIYVFSRETLFDLINSNPGHKDFGKEIIPEALKRGDKLQSYVFNDYWEDIGTIGAFYEANLALTQQPDPPFSFYNEEFPIYTRPRYLPPSKLLDTQVTESIIGEGSMLKACSVHRCVLGVRSRVESECVLQDSLMMGADFFESAEERAALRARGGIPVGVGSGTTVKGAILDKNVRIGNNVTIVNKDRIEEADRPELGFYIRNGIVVIVKNGSVADGTVI, from the coding sequence ATGAAGCGAGTTCTGTCGATCATCCTGGGAGGTGGCGCGGGAACCCGCCTGTACCCGCTCACCAAGATGCGCGCCAAACCGGCGGTGCCTCTGGCCGGCAAGTATCGACTGATTGATATCCCCATCAGCAACTGCATCAACTCCGGCATCAACAAGATGTACGTGCTGACGCAGTTCAACAGCGCCTCGCTCAATCGGCACCTCACCCAGAGTTACAACCTTTCCGCCGGTTTCGGCCAGGGTTTTGTTGAAGTCCTCGCCGCCCAGCAGACACCGGAGAGTCCGAGCTGGTTCGGGGGCACGGCGGATGCCGTGCGCAAATACCAGTGGCTGTTCCAGGAATGGGACGTGGATCAGTACCTGATCCTCTCCGGCGACCAGCTGTACCGGATGGACTACAGCCTCTTCGTCAAGCATCACATCGAGACCGGGGCCGATCTCAGCGTCGCGGCGCTGCCGGTGGATGAGGCCCAGGCTCAGGCCTTCGGGCTGATGCGCACCGATGTGGAAGGCTCGATTCTCGAATTCAGCGAGAAGCCCAAGGGAGAGGCGCTGCATGCCATGGCCGTGGACACATCCCGCTTCGGCCTCTCTGGCGAGGACGCCGCGAAGCGCCCCTATCTGGCATCGATGGGCATCTATGTGTTCAGCCGCGAGACCCTGTTCGATCTGATCAACAGCAACCCGGGCCACAAGGACTTCGGCAAGGAGATCATCCCCGAGGCCCTCAAGCGGGGCGACAAGCTGCAGAGCTATGTCTTCAACGATTACTGGGAGGACATCGGCACGATCGGGGCCTTCTACGAAGCCAATCTGGCTCTCACCCAGCAACCCGATCCGCCGTTCTCGTTCTACAACGAGGAATTCCCCATCTACACCCGGCCCCGCTACCTGCCTCCCAGCAAACTGCTCGACACGCAGGTCACGGAGTCGATCATCGGCGAAGGGTCGATGCTCAAGGCCTGCAGTGTGCACCGCTGCGTGCTGGGTGTGCGCTCCCGCGTGGAGAGCGAATGCGTGCTGCAGGACTCCCTGATGATGGGCGCTGATTTCTTCGAGTCCGCTGAAGAACGGGCCGCCCTGCGTGCGAGGGGTGGCATCCCTGTGGGCGTCGGCTCGGGCACCACCGTGAAGGGAGCGATTCTCGACAAGAACGTCCGCATCGGCAACAACGTCACCATCGTCAACAAGGACCGCATTGAGGAAGCCGACCGGCCGGAGCTCGGGTTCTACATCCGCAACGGAATCGTGGTGATCGTCAAGAACGGCAGCGTCGCCGACGGCACGGTGATCTGA